The following DNA comes from Mesotoga sp. Brook.08.105.5.1.
AAGACAGGACAAATACCACTTGTCAATAAAAAGCTGGAAGGAAAACTGGGAATCTCTCTCAACCTTCTTTCAATATCCAGAGGAACTGAGAAGATTGGTTTATACAACTAATCCCATTGAATCAGTTAATAGACAACTGAGGAAGGTAACGAAGAATAAGGGAGTCTTTCCTACGGATACTTCTCTCTTAAAGATGGCTTATCTAGCAATAATAAATATAACAAAGAAATGGACAGTAAGAACCCTTGAATGGTCAAAGATCCTTACTCAACTTGTGATAAAGTATGAAAGATTAGCTAAGTACATAAGCTGATTCTTAAACCCATTACAAAAAAGGGGTTTACACAAAAAAAGAGACAGAACCTGCACGGGATCTGCTCTTCCTAACCAAGTCTCGATAACCCGCTTCTATCAACCCGATCTTTCTAACCCGCACTTAGTAACCCGTTCCTAGACTAGGCTCTTCC
Coding sequences within:
- a CDS encoding transposase, encoding RQDKYHLSIKSWKENWESLSTFFQYPEELRRLVYTTNPIESVNRQLRKVTKNKGVFPTDTSLLKMAYLAIINITKKWTVRTLEWSKILTQLVIKYERLAKYIS